The Microbacterium sp. SORGH_AS_0428 genome contains the following window.
TGGCCTCGACGACGCCGTCGGCGATCACCTGCTCCGACCACAGGATGGGGTTGGCCTTGGCCCTGTTGGAGGTGAAGACTGCGGCGCCGATCTTGAGAGGTCCGCGGTTGACGACGACGGCCACATCCGACTTGCCGGTCGACTTCAGCCCGACGGCGACACCGGCCGCCTCGAATCCTGCGGGGGCGGTGACGGTCACGGGGCGACTCCGTTCACGGTGAGCGCGCGGTGTTCGGGAAGGCCGAGCGCGATGTTCATGGACTGCACGGCGGCACCCGCCGTGCCCTTGACGAGATTGTCGACGGCCGCGACGACGACGACACGGTTCGCCGCGCGGTCGATGGCGAGTCCGAGCAGCGCGGTGTTGGCTCCCAGAACGTCCGCCGTGCGGGGGAACGCCCCCTCCGGCAGCAGCTGCACGAACGTCTCGTGCGCGTACGCCGCCTCCCACGCATCCCGGATCTCGGCGTCGGTGACGCCGGGCGCGATCGGCGCGGTGGAGGTGGCGAGGATGCCGCGCGACATCGGGACGATGACGGGGGTGAAGGAGATGCGCACATCACCGCGGGCGCCGGCTGCGGCGAGCGCCTGCTGGATCTCCGGGATGTGACGATGGGTGCCGCCGACGGCGTACGGGTTCGCCGTGCCGAGGATCTCGCTCGCCAGCAGGTGCGGTTTGAGGCTCTTGCCCGCCCCGGAGGGGCCGACGGCGAGGACGCTGACGATGTCGCCCGGATCGATGACGCCGGCAGCGACGCCCGGGGCGAGGCTCAGGGAGACCGTCGAGGCGTTGCAGCCGGGAGCGGCGATGCGCGAGGCTCCGACGAGCCGCTCACGCTGCTTGGCGCCGCCGACGAGCAGCTCCGGCACGCCGTAGGTCCACGCTTCGTGGAACTCGCCGCCGTAGAAGGCGGCCCAGGCATCGGCGGAGGTGAGCCGGTGATCTGCCCCGGCGTCGATGACCAGCGGGACGTCGGCGAGGGCATCGGTGTACTGACCCGACTGCCCGTGCGGCAGCGCGAGCACGACGATGTCGTGACCGGCGAGCACCTCCGGCGTCGTCGGCTGGAGCTCGAGGTGCGCGAGCGAGCGCAGGTGCGGCTGCTGCGAGATCAGCGGCGTTCCGGCATTCGAATGCGCGGTGACCGTGCGGATCTCGACGTCGGGGTGCGCGGAGAGGATGCGGAGGATCTCGCCTCCTGCATAGCCGGACGCGCCGGATACGGCGACCGAATAGGGCATGGGTTCCACCTTAGAGTCTGGGAGCTGTGCGCTCGCGCGCACCGGCGGCATCGGCGACGCCCGCGCACCCGGACCGGTGCGGCACGCATCGCCTAGATTCGGCGGTCTCCCAGACGTCGGCGCACGACCACGCGCTGTGCGCTGTGGAACCGGGCCGAGGACATGCGCCGACGATAGCCGTGCGCACACCGCATCCGCAACTCGGCGCACGTCGGACGCTCCCGTCAGACTGGAGCGATGCTGCGCACCATCGCCGTCTCCGGGTACCGCTCGCTCCGCGACGTCGTCGTGCCGCTGGGTGGGCTTACGGTCGTCACGGGCGCGAACGGCACCGGAAAGTCGAACCTCTACCGCGCCCTGCGCCTTCTGGCGGGAGCCGCCACCGGCGGCATGATCGAGGCGGTCGCACGCGAGGGGGGACTGTCGTCGCTGCTGTGGGCCGGTCCCGAGGGCGGCGGCGATCAGGGCACCCTGCGGCGCGATCCCGTGGCCGTGCGGTTGGGCTTCGCGTCCGACGAGCTGGGCTACCTGGTGGATCTGGGTCTTCCCCAGACCGACGGTCGAAGCCTCTTCTCTCGTGACCCGGAGATCAAGCGCGAGCAGGTGTTCGCCGGCGCGGTCGCGAAGGCCTCGTCCCTGCTCATCGCTCGCCGGCGCAGCGCCACACGCGTGCGCGAGGATGCGTGGATCACGCTGGATCAGTCACTCGCCCCGTT
Protein-coding sequences here:
- the argC gene encoding N-acetyl-gamma-glutamyl-phosphate reductase produces the protein MPYSVAVSGASGYAGGEILRILSAHPDVEIRTVTAHSNAGTPLISQQPHLRSLAHLELQPTTPEVLAGHDIVVLALPHGQSGQYTDALADVPLVIDAGADHRLTSADAWAAFYGGEFHEAWTYGVPELLVGGAKQRERLVGASRIAAPGCNASTVSLSLAPGVAAGVIDPGDIVSVLAVGPSGAGKSLKPHLLASEILGTANPYAVGGTHRHIPEIQQALAAAGARGDVRISFTPVIVPMSRGILATSTAPIAPGVTDAEIRDAWEAAYAHETFVQLLPEGAFPRTADVLGANTALLGLAIDRAANRVVVVAAVDNLVKGTAGAAVQSMNIALGLPEHRALTVNGVAP